A genomic segment from Brevundimonas sp. SORGH_AS_0993 encodes:
- a CDS encoding YbhB/YbcL family Raf kinase inhibitor-like protein: protein MTFTLTSTDIQDDGVLPDAQVHAKGNQSPQLAWSGAPEGTKSFAVTCYDPDAPTGSGFWHWTVANIPADVTELPTGAGSRGGDLPKGTIQGRTDFGQPGFGGAAPPAGHGPHRYIFTVFAVDVETLDVTADDSGAVFGFNLHFHTLAKASITATYENKA, encoded by the coding sequence ATGACCTTCACCCTGACCTCCACAGACATTCAGGACGACGGCGTGCTGCCGGACGCCCAGGTTCACGCCAAGGGCAATCAGTCGCCTCAACTGGCCTGGTCGGGCGCGCCCGAGGGAACCAAGAGCTTCGCCGTCACCTGCTACGACCCCGATGCGCCCACGGGTTCGGGCTTCTGGCACTGGACGGTCGCCAACATTCCCGCCGACGTGACCGAACTGCCGACCGGGGCGGGATCGCGCGGAGGCGACCTGCCCAAGGGGACGATCCAGGGCCGCACCGACTTCGGCCAGCCCGGCTTCGGCGGCGCCGCTCCGCCCGCCGGCCACGGCCCGCACCGCTATATCTTCACGGTTTTCGCCGTCGATGTAGAGACGCTGGACGTCACGGCCGACGATTCCGGCGCCGTCTTCGGCTTCAACCTGCATTTCCACACCCTGGCGAAGGCGTCGATCACCGCGACCTACGAAAACAAAGCGTGA
- a CDS encoding MFS transporter produces MTDIALDTAPPVHSRTAVALVLIALAMGGFAIGVTEFAAMSILPDFAAGLGVDAPAAGHVISAYAAGVVVGAPILAVLGARSPRWLLLIGFMGLFAVGNGLSAVAPTYEWMLVFRFLSGVPHGAYFGVAALVAASIAPLHLRTRAVSTILMGLTLATVIGVPFASLVSHAFGWRWTFAIVSVLALTTMILVALFAPRDAAHPDASPLRELGALKRAQVWLTLGVGAIGFGGMFAVYAYLASTLQAVTGVGPDLLPWVFAVFGVGMFLGNILGAWAADRVGFPAAGGLLLWSAAALALYPFAASNVWALMGVVLLIGGGGGLGAVLQTRLMDVAGNAQTLAAALNHSAFNTANALGPFLGGLAIAAGFGWTSTAWVGVGLSLGGFVIFVVAWLTGRRTA; encoded by the coding sequence ATGACCGACATCGCCCTCGACACCGCCCCTCCGGTCCATTCTCGCACGGCGGTCGCCCTGGTGCTTATCGCCTTGGCGATGGGCGGTTTCGCCATCGGCGTGACCGAGTTCGCGGCCATGAGCATCCTGCCCGATTTCGCGGCGGGCCTGGGCGTCGACGCCCCGGCCGCCGGTCATGTGATCAGCGCCTACGCCGCCGGCGTGGTGGTCGGCGCCCCGATCCTGGCGGTGCTGGGCGCGCGCAGCCCTCGCTGGCTGCTGCTGATCGGCTTCATGGGTCTGTTCGCCGTCGGCAACGGCCTGTCGGCGGTCGCCCCGACCTATGAATGGATGCTGGTCTTCCGTTTCCTCAGCGGCGTGCCCCACGGGGCCTACTTCGGCGTAGCGGCCCTGGTCGCCGCCTCCATCGCGCCGCTGCACCTGCGCACCCGCGCCGTCTCCACCATCCTGATGGGGCTGACGCTGGCGACCGTGATCGGGGTGCCCTTCGCCAGTCTGGTCAGCCACGCCTTCGGCTGGCGCTGGACCTTCGCCATCGTCAGCGTCCTGGCCCTGACCACCATGATCCTTGTGGCCCTGTTCGCGCCGCGCGACGCGGCCCATCCGGACGCCAGTCCCTTGCGCGAACTGGGCGCCCTGAAGCGCGCCCAGGTCTGGCTGACCCTGGGCGTGGGCGCCATAGGCTTCGGCGGAATGTTCGCCGTTTACGCCTATCTGGCCTCGACTCTTCAGGCTGTCACCGGCGTCGGGCCCGACCTGCTGCCCTGGGTCTTCGCCGTCTTCGGCGTGGGGATGTTCCTGGGCAACATACTGGGGGCCTGGGCGGCCGACCGCGTGGGCTTTCCCGCGGCGGGGGGCCTGTTGCTATGGAGCGCGGCGGCCCTGGCGCTGTATCCGTTCGCGGCCTCCAACGTCTGGGCCCTGATGGGGGTGGTGCTGTTGATCGGCGGTGGCGGCGGCCTGGGCGCCGTCCTGCAGACGCGACTGATGGACGTGGCCGGGAACGCCCAGACCCTGGCCGCCGCCCTGAACCATTCGGCCTTCAACACCGCCAACGCGCTGGGGCCCTTTCTGGGCGGCCTGGCCATTGCGGCGGGGTTCGGCTGGACCTCCACCGCCTGGGTCGGGGTGGGCCTTTCTCTGGGCGGCTTCGTCATCTTCGTCGTCGCCTGGCTGACGGGACGACGAACCGCCTGA
- the purQ gene encoding phosphoribosylformylglycinamidine synthase subunit PurQ, translating into MSAAVIVFPGSNCDRDCKVAVERSTGEPVSMVWHAETELPQGLDLIVIPGGFSYGDYLRCGAMAAQSPVMQAVKKAADDGVAVVGICNGFQILCEAGMLPGALLRNKGLKYVCKPISLTVANGQTRFTAGYQGQREVVMTQGNGDGNFFADAETLARIEGEGQVVFRYVDNPNGSVNAIAGIQNARGNVLGMMPHPDRAFEAELGSADGAVLFQSIYAAA; encoded by the coding sequence ATGAGCGCCGCCGTCATCGTCTTCCCCGGTTCCAACTGCGATCGCGACTGCAAGGTCGCCGTCGAACGTTCCACCGGCGAACCCGTCTCGATGGTCTGGCACGCCGAGACGGAATTGCCCCAGGGGCTGGACCTGATCGTCATTCCCGGCGGCTTCTCCTACGGCGACTATCTGCGCTGCGGGGCCATGGCGGCCCAGTCGCCGGTGATGCAGGCGGTCAAGAAGGCCGCTGATGACGGCGTGGCCGTGGTCGGCATCTGCAACGGCTTCCAGATCCTGTGCGAAGCCGGAATGTTGCCCGGCGCCCTGTTGCGCAACAAGGGGCTGAAATACGTCTGCAAGCCCATCAGCCTGACCGTCGCCAACGGCCAGACCCGCTTCACCGCCGGCTATCAGGGCCAGCGCGAAGTGGTCATGACCCAGGGCAACGGCGACGGAAACTTCTTCGCCGACGCCGAGACCCTGGCCCGCATCGAGGGCGAAGGCCAGGTGGTGTTCCGCTATGTCGACAACCCCAACGGTTCGGTCAACGCCATCGCCGGCATCCAGAACGCCCGCGGCAATGTGCTGGGCATGATGCCCCACCCGGACCGCGCCTTCGAGGCCGAACTGGGCTCCGCCGACGGGGCGGTTCTGTTCCAGAGCATCTACGCGGCGGCGTGA
- a CDS encoding Tat pathway signal protein translates to MSADPRHIVPADGQQMNRSNDPAVTRDLDAEAPETAFRSRQRLTGSAVGVGSVGFHEAGAFDVGADDHDPQDDPVAG, encoded by the coding sequence ATGAGCGCCGACCCCCGCCACATCGTCCCGGCGGACGGTCAGCAGATGAACCGCTCCAACGATCCCGCCGTGACCCGCGACCTGGACGCCGAGGCCCCCGAAACGGCCTTCCGCAGCCGCCAACGCCTGACCGGCTCGGCCGTCGGCGTCGGCAGCGTCGGATTCCATGAGGCCGGGGCCTTCGACGTGGGCGCCGACGACCATGACCCTCAGGACGATCCGGTCGCGGGTTAG
- a CDS encoding addiction module antitoxin, giving the protein MSNSMTLNVRVTGPLSEFVATNVGQNGAYENVSEYVRDLIRRDRDRVETERFDRLKAELTAAFQAPETSYGLLDADTVFARNSRP; this is encoded by the coding sequence ATGTCGAATTCCATGACCCTAAACGTCCGCGTCACCGGCCCGCTGAGCGAGTTCGTGGCTACGAACGTGGGACAGAACGGCGCGTACGAAAACGTCAGCGAATATGTCCGCGATCTGATCCGACGCGACCGCGACCGGGTGGAAACTGAAAGGTTCGACCGGCTGAAGGCTGAACTGACGGCGGCGTTCCAAGCGCCGGAAACCAGCTACGGCCTGCTCGACGCCGACACCGTGTTCGCTCGCAACAGCCGCCCCTAA
- a CDS encoding type II toxin-antitoxin system RelE/ParE family toxin: protein MTGFRIQEAAGRRLDDIYAYSRDAWGEAQAQTYIRQLFACFEDIAARRVAWRAIPAEFGVDGFHARCGHHYVYWRILSDEAVGIVTILHERMHQIQRFRDDAPG from the coding sequence ATGACTGGATTTCGGATTCAGGAAGCGGCCGGTCGTCGTCTAGACGACATCTACGCCTACAGCCGCGATGCCTGGGGCGAGGCGCAGGCGCAGACCTATATCCGTCAGCTCTTCGCCTGTTTCGAAGACATCGCGGCCCGCCGTGTCGCATGGCGCGCCATTCCAGCCGAGTTCGGCGTCGATGGCTTCCATGCGCGATGCGGACATCATTACGTCTATTGGCGCATCTTGTCCGACGAGGCGGTCGGGATCGTGACGATCCTGCATGAACGCATGCATCAGATCCAGCGTTTCAGGGACGATGCGCCCGGCTGA
- a CDS encoding cytochrome P450 gives MDATTADTVFRPAVPPRRAGKPLSLLPFLWISWRDPIRMWSERHFTEPQLYGQSAFGEILVVSHPEGVRHVLTENAANYEKGDLQRRVLGPMLAQGLLLTEGDAWRRVRRILAPLFTPARMATLNARMAEVCDARVAGWSLSAHGRVLNIDSEMSGLTFDILSATLFSDELGGEARGFERALNQFLANGGRIDPLDVLGAPDWAPRLGRLASIRSARFFEQRVTRLVEARRAHIQAGDIPPDLLSALLLARDETGGPGLSDEEVAANILTFILAGHETTARALGWTLHLLSRQPEYLARLQAEADAFDVSDPKWAEGLPWTRAVLEETMRLFPPAPTMARKALAEDVVGGQPIKAGATVIISPWIVQRHTLLWDDPDAFRPERFLPENRRAIDRYAYIPFSAGPRVCIGAAFALQEAMIALAAILRVAEVEPITAVEPRPVHQITLRSREPMRLRLRARRPR, from the coding sequence ATGGATGCGACGACCGCCGACACCGTCTTCCGCCCCGCCGTCCCGCCCCGTCGGGCGGGCAAGCCCCTGTCGCTGCTGCCGTTTCTGTGGATCAGTTGGCGCGATCCGATCCGCATGTGGTCCGAGCGGCATTTCACCGAGCCGCAGTTGTACGGCCAGTCTGCGTTCGGCGAGATCCTGGTGGTCAGCCACCCGGAGGGCGTGCGGCACGTCCTGACCGAAAACGCCGCCAACTACGAAAAGGGCGACCTGCAACGCCGTGTGCTGGGGCCGATGCTGGCGCAAGGGCTGTTGCTGACCGAAGGCGACGCCTGGCGCCGCGTCCGACGCATTCTGGCGCCCCTGTTCACCCCCGCCAGGATGGCGACCCTGAACGCGCGCATGGCCGAGGTCTGTGACGCGCGGGTCGCCGGCTGGTCGTTGTCGGCGCACGGCCGGGTGCTGAACATCGATTCCGAGATGTCGGGCCTGACCTTCGACATCCTGTCGGCCACCCTGTTCTCGGACGAACTGGGCGGCGAGGCGCGCGGGTTCGAGCGCGCCCTGAACCAGTTTCTGGCCAATGGCGGGCGCATCGATCCGCTGGACGTGCTGGGCGCCCCCGACTGGGCGCCGCGTCTGGGCCGCCTGGCCAGTATCCGATCCGCCCGCTTCTTCGAACAGCGCGTCACCCGATTGGTCGAGGCCCGCCGTGCGCACATCCAGGCCGGCGACATCCCGCCCGATCTGCTGAGCGCCCTCCTGTTGGCCCGGGACGAGACCGGCGGCCCCGGATTGAGCGACGAAGAGGTCGCCGCCAACATCCTGACCTTCATCCTGGCGGGGCACGAGACCACGGCCCGCGCACTGGGCTGGACCCTGCACCTGCTGTCGCGCCAGCCGGAATATCTGGCCCGGCTACAGGCCGAGGCGGACGCCTTCGACGTCTCCGATCCCAAATGGGCGGAGGGCCTGCCCTGGACCCGCGCGGTGCTGGAGGAGACGATGCGCCTGTTTCCGCCCGCCCCGACCATGGCGCGCAAGGCCCTGGCCGAGGACGTGGTGGGCGGTCAGCCGATCAAGGCCGGCGCCACCGTCATCATCTCGCCCTGGATCGTTCAGCGCCACACCCTGCTGTGGGACGACCCCGACGCCTTTCGGCCGGAACGCTTTCTGCCCGAGAACCGCAGAGCCATCGACCGTTACGCCTACATCCCCTTCAGCGCCGGACCCCGCGTCTGCATCGGCGCGGCCTTCGCCCTGCAGGAAGCGATGATCGCCCTGGCCGCCATCCTGCGCGTCGCCGAGGTGGAGCCGATCACGGCGGTCGAGCCCCGCCCCGTGCATCAGATCACCCTGCGCAGCCGCGAGCCGATGCGCCTGCGTCTGCGGGCGCGCCGGCCCCGCTGA
- a CDS encoding alkaline phosphatase, with amino-acid sequence MTRPVLSRRSILAVFGGGLVLARSGQALAQAAFDTNPFSLGVAAGDPLPDGFVIWTRLAPDPLAYGSGMPRAPVAVKWEVAADRGFRTVVQSGEAVARPELGHSVHVEVGGLEPGRPYFYRFQCGSERSGTGRAKTTPVVGAALDAVRFGVAGCQAYEQGYYTAHRHMAEDDLDFVFLYGDYIYEGRSNPIYQTADGPQDNPRIHLGGEVFSLDDYRRRYSQYTVDADLQAARGSAAWFCTFDDHEVDNNWVGDHDPEGAPPEVFLLRRAAALQAFYEFMPMRKSAFPRGASMQAYRRAQYGNLLDVSFLDTRQFRSDQPCDDRFNSYCPGVESPEAQVLGDAQEAWLFNDLNRSTARWKALAQQVMMMDLNRNTSGGKGVNTDSWAGYRVPRNRLLGHIRDRRIDNVVVLTGDEHQNFAGGLWLDGGQPEGRPIAVEFVGTSISSGGNGSDRRADYDRFMAANPQLKFLNNQRGYLVCEARPDRWTTQFKVLDKVSDRDGTLSLRQTLVIEAGSNTLSAA; translated from the coding sequence ATGACCCGCCCCGTCCTTTCGCGCCGTTCGATCCTGGCGGTCTTCGGCGGCGGCCTGGTCCTGGCGCGAAGCGGTCAGGCCCTGGCCCAGGCGGCCTTCGACACCAACCCCTTCAGTCTGGGCGTGGCGGCGGGCGATCCCCTGCCCGACGGCTTCGTCATCTGGACCCGCCTTGCGCCCGATCCCCTGGCCTATGGCTCGGGCATGCCCAGGGCGCCCGTGGCGGTGAAATGGGAGGTGGCGGCCGACCGCGGCTTCCGCACCGTCGTCCAGTCGGGCGAGGCCGTCGCCCGCCCCGAACTGGGCCATTCCGTCCACGTCGAAGTCGGGGGGCTGGAGCCCGGCCGCCCCTATTTCTACCGCTTCCAGTGCGGGAGCGAGCGCAGCGGGACGGGTCGCGCCAAGACCACGCCCGTCGTCGGCGCGGCGCTGGACGCCGTCCGGTTCGGCGTCGCCGGCTGCCAAGCCTATGAGCAGGGCTATTACACCGCCCACCGCCACATGGCCGAAGACGATCTGGATTTCGTCTTCCTGTACGGCGACTACATCTACGAGGGGCGCAGCAACCCTATCTATCAGACGGCGGACGGACCTCAGGACAATCCCCGCATCCACCTGGGCGGCGAGGTGTTCAGCCTGGACGACTATCGCCGACGCTATTCGCAATACACCGTGGACGCCGACCTTCAGGCCGCGCGGGGATCGGCCGCCTGGTTCTGCACCTTCGACGACCACGAGGTCGACAACAACTGGGTTGGCGACCACGACCCGGAAGGCGCGCCGCCCGAAGTCTTCCTGCTGCGCCGGGCGGCCGCCCTGCAGGCCTTCTACGAGTTCATGCCGATGCGGAAGTCCGCCTTCCCGCGCGGCGCCTCGATGCAGGCGTATCGCCGCGCGCAATACGGAAACCTGCTGGACGTATCCTTCCTGGACACCCGCCAGTTCCGCAGCGACCAGCCCTGCGACGACCGCTTCAACAGCTATTGCCCCGGCGTGGAATCGCCCGAGGCCCAGGTGCTGGGCGACGCCCAGGAGGCCTGGCTGTTCAACGACCTGAACCGCTCGACCGCCCGCTGGAAGGCCCTGGCCCAGCAGGTCATGATGATGGACCTGAACCGCAACACCTCGGGCGGCAAGGGCGTCAACACCGACAGCTGGGCCGGCTATCGCGTGCCGCGCAACCGGCTGCTGGGCCATATCCGCGACCGGCGCATCGACAATGTCGTGGTCCTGACCGGCGACGAGCACCAGAACTTCGCCGGCGGGCTGTGGCTGGACGGCGGCCAGCCCGAGGGCCGGCCCATCGCGGTGGAGTTCGTCGGCACCTCGATCAGCTCGGGCGGAAACGGCTCGGACCGACGCGCGGACTACGACCGATTCATGGCCGCCAATCCGCAGCTGAAGTTCCTGAACAACCAGCGTGGCTATCTGGTGTGCGAGGCCCGGCCCGACCGCTGGACCACCCAGTTCAAGGTGCTGGACAAGGTGTCGGACCGCGACGGAACGCTGAGCCTGCGCCAGACCCTGGTGATCGAGGCCGGATCGAACACCCTCAGCGCGGCCTGA
- a CDS encoding TIGR00282 family metallophosphoesterase: protein MRLAFFGDVIGKSGRDGISDHLPGLKRDLKLDFVVVNAENAAGGFGITENTARELFMAGADCLTLGNHSWDQREALTYIVREPRLIRPANYPRLMDAPGAGANLFETDTGRTVLVMNVLGRVHMDPMDDPFGAVERELAAAPLGAVADAVIVDMHCEATSEKMAMGHFCDGRASLVVGTHTHVPTADCQILPGGTAYQTDAGGCCDYDSVIGNEKDEPLRRFTTRISGGRYTPASGPATVCGVFVETDDRTGLAVRVEPIRVGGRLSQAIPTL, encoded by the coding sequence ATGAGATTGGCATTTTTCGGCGACGTCATCGGCAAGTCCGGCCGCGACGGCATCAGCGATCATCTTCCGGGCCTGAAGCGGGATCTGAAGCTCGACTTCGTGGTCGTGAACGCCGAGAACGCCGCGGGCGGGTTCGGCATCACCGAGAACACGGCGCGCGAGCTGTTCATGGCCGGCGCCGACTGCCTGACCCTGGGCAACCACAGCTGGGACCAGCGCGAGGCCCTGACCTATATCGTGCGCGAGCCGCGCCTTATCCGGCCGGCCAATTATCCGCGTCTGATGGATGCGCCGGGCGCCGGGGCCAATCTGTTCGAGACCGATACAGGGCGCACCGTTCTGGTCATGAACGTGCTGGGCCGGGTCCATATGGACCCGATGGACGATCCGTTCGGCGCGGTGGAGCGCGAACTGGCGGCCGCCCCCCTGGGCGCCGTGGCCGATGCGGTGATCGTGGATATGCACTGCGAAGCGACCTCGGAGAAGATGGCGATGGGCCATTTCTGCGATGGGCGGGCATCGCTGGTGGTGGGCACCCACACCCACGTCCCGACGGCCGACTGCCAGATCCTGCCCGGCGGCACCGCCTATCAGACCGACGCCGGCGGCTGCTGCGACTATGACAGCGTCATCGGCAACGAGAAGGACGAGCCGCTGCGCCGCTTCACCACGCGGATTTCCGGCGGCCGCTACACCCCGGCCTCGGGGCCTGCGACGGTGTGCGGCGTCTTCGTCGAGACCGACGACCGCACGGGTCTGGCTGTCCGGGTCGAGCCGATCCGTGTCGGCGGCCGACTGTCCCAGGCGATTCCGACGCTCTGA
- a CDS encoding 5-formyltetrahydrofolate cyclo-ligase — translation MILDKRELRSAMRARRKALAEADALAAVRAAGFADRLPRAAMVALYRAMGTELAADALAVALEAAGRRLCLPVVLDRDAPMIFRAWTPGEPLELDAAGCPAPLPLAETVDPDLIVTPLLAFDATGGRLGQGGGHYDRTFAARPQTIRIGFAYAGQKVERLELEAHDIRLDGVLTETGYTAFK, via the coding sequence ATGATCCTGGACAAGCGCGAACTCCGGTCGGCCATGCGGGCGCGGCGCAAGGCCCTGGCCGAGGCCGACGCCCTGGCGGCGGTGCGGGCGGCGGGCTTTGCGGATCGGTTGCCCCGCGCGGCGATGGTCGCCCTGTATCGCGCCATGGGAACCGAACTGGCCGCCGACGCCCTGGCCGTGGCGCTGGAGGCGGCGGGGCGGCGCCTGTGTCTGCCCGTCGTGCTGGATCGCGACGCCCCCATGATCTTCCGCGCCTGGACGCCGGGCGAACCGCTGGAACTGGACGCCGCCGGTTGTCCTGCGCCCCTGCCGCTGGCCGAGACGGTGGACCCGGACTTGATCGTCACCCCGCTTCTGGCCTTCGACGCGACAGGCGGGCGGCTGGGGCAGGGCGGCGGGCATTACGACCGCACCTTCGCCGCGCGGCCGCAGACGATCCGCATCGGCTTCGCCTACGCTGGGCAGAAGGTCGAGCGGCTGGAACTGGAAGCCCATGACATTCGCCTGGATGGTGTTCTGACCGAGACCGGCTATACGGCTTTCAAATGA
- a CDS encoding cell division protein ZapA → MATVTVEVNGRPYAIGCADGQEERVRILAKQFDNQVRQVAQDVGNVGDLRLFLMAALILSDELHEARLNGGKTTGPAPAPTAATHDGVAEALNAVAARIEKIAQTI, encoded by the coding sequence ATGGCGACCGTGACCGTGGAGGTGAACGGCCGACCCTACGCCATCGGCTGCGCCGACGGCCAGGAGGAGCGGGTCCGCATCCTGGCCAAACAGTTCGACAACCAGGTGCGTCAGGTGGCCCAGGACGTCGGAAACGTCGGGGACCTGAGGCTTTTTCTGATGGCGGCCCTGATCCTGTCGGACGAACTGCACGAAGCGCGGCTGAACGGCGGCAAGACGACCGGCCCGGCGCCCGCGCCCACCGCCGCGACCCATGACGGCGTGGCCGAGGCCCTGAACGCGGTCGCCGCCCGGATCGAGAAGATCGCGCAAACTATCTGA